The following DNA comes from Streptomyces sp. NBC_00273.
CGCTGGCCCGATGACCGAGCAGGCACCCCGGCCGAATCCCACCGGGCTCCTCTACGAGGACTTCGGCACCGGGCGGCACCGCGAGAGCTCACTCGTCCGGCACGCGCTCGGCAGCGTGCACGAGGAAGAACTGATCGCGGGCCTCGCGGGCGGGATCGGCTTCATGTACTTCGTCTTCGAGTACGCCGGGCGCCCGCCCCTGCTGACGATCGTCGCTCAGGCCCACCCCGACCCCTGGGTGGAAGCCGCCCTCGACCGGCTCCGCGTCCCCTACGAGGTCACCCACGGCGCGCGGCCCCGCTGGGACCGCGTGCACGCCGCCCTCGACGCCGGCCGGCCGGTGTTCTGCACCGTCGACCGGTCCCGCCTCCCCTGGCACGGCGGTGCACCGGACGAGATGGCCGGAGCCGATCCGTACACCGTGGTCCTCGCCGGGTACGAGGGCGACAGCCTCTTCGTCGAGGACGGGGCCCCGGCCGCGTACCGGATCGGGGCGCGGGAGTTCGGCGAGGCCTGGACCGGCCACCGCAAGGGCCGTCACCGGATGCTCGTACCCACCGGCCCTGCCGCCGGCACACCCGACGTCGACGGGGCCGTGGCCGCCACCGCGGCCCGCCTCACCGGTCCGGTGCTGGGCAACAGGTTCGACGTCAACTTCGGTTTCTCCGGGATGGACAAGCTCGCCGCCCAGCTGCGCGACGGCCGCACCCGGACCGGCTGGGAGCGCCGCTTCGGATCCCCGGAGGCCTTCCTCGCGGGGACCCGGCGGCTGTACGCCTGCCTGGAGGAGGAGTGGACCGCCCCCGGCGCCACCCGCCCGCTCTACGCGGACTTCCTCGACCTCGTCGGACGGCCGGAGGCGGCCGCTCTGTTCCGCGACTCGGCCGGCAACTGGTCCCGGCTCGCGGAACTGGCGCGCGCGGCCGCCCCGGACGCGGACGCCCCGGGGCGGCGCGCCCTCTTCGACGAGCTCGCCGGTCTGGTGGACGGCTCCCTCGCCCTGGAACGCCGCGCCGTCGCCCTGCTCTGAGCGCTCGGAACCGCGGAGCTCCAGAACCCCGGAACCCTCAGAGGTGGGCGTCCAGGAACGCCCGGAACTCCTCGAGCGCCATCGGTCCCGCCTGGCTCGCGACCGCCTCGCCGTCCTTGATGAGCACGGCGGTCGGCGCGCCCTCGACCCCGTAACGCCTGGTCGGCCCGGGGCAGCGGGTCATGTCGGTGCGGACGGCGGTGAACCGCGTCCCGTACTCCTGCGTCAGTTCCCCGACGACGGCGTCCATCGCGCGGCACGCCTCGACGGCCTTGGGCCAGGAGCCGCAGAAGTACGCGAGGACGGGCCCGGTCGTCATCGAGAGGATGAAGTCGAACTCCTGGTCCTCCAGTGGCTGGTGCACCCGACGTGCCATGCGTGTCGCTCCTCGCTCGTGCGCCTCCCCGGATCGGGAGGGCGGCCCCCATCATCGCCGCCCCGGCGGACCGCGGCCGCCGGGGCCGTTGTCAGTGGTGGCTGTGAAGCTGGGCGGTATGGACGACAGGATGCTCCGGCGCCGGGTCTACGGCGCCGACCACGAGGACCCCGACCCCGGACCGCGACCCGGACACGCCTACGGCGAGTTGGTCGGCGGGCCGCTCGACGGGCTCCTCCTGGACATCACCGGCTGGAGCGGCCCCCAGCTC
Coding sequences within:
- a CDS encoding BtrH N-terminal domain-containing protein, producing the protein MTEQAPRPNPTGLLYEDFGTGRHRESSLVRHALGSVHEEELIAGLAGGIGFMYFVFEYAGRPPLLTIVAQAHPDPWVEAALDRLRVPYEVTHGARPRWDRVHAALDAGRPVFCTVDRSRLPWHGGAPDEMAGADPYTVVLAGYEGDSLFVEDGAPAAYRIGAREFGEAWTGHRKGRHRMLVPTGPAAGTPDVDGAVAATAARLTGPVLGNRFDVNFGFSGMDKLAAQLRDGRTRTGWERRFGSPEAFLAGTRRLYACLEEEWTAPGATRPLYADFLDLVGRPEAAALFRDSAGNWSRLAELARAAAPDADAPGRRALFDELAGLVDGSLALERRAVALL
- a CDS encoding thioredoxin family protein, translated to MARRVHQPLEDQEFDFILSMTTGPVLAYFCGSWPKAVEACRAMDAVVGELTQEYGTRFTAVRTDMTRCPGPTRRYGVEGAPTAVLIKDGEAVASQAGPMALEEFRAFLDAHL